A single window of Selenomonas sputigena DNA harbors:
- a CDS encoding ABC transporter ATP-binding protein/permease yields the protein MEKKSVWRICRAIVRGYWFSEEKWKARGLLAVVIALNFVAVGMLVLINDWYNEFYNALQAYEYELFWPLVGKFAFLAFVHIAVAVYAIYLRQMLQIKWRTWLTDRYLARWMENRAYYKLETLVEGTDNPDQRISEDIGQFVELTLTLSVGFLKQLTTLAAFAVVLWNLSGVLTVPVGSWEFHIYGYMLWFSLIYSVLGTVGAHRVGRKLIGLNFEKQRFEADFRFSMMRVRENSESVAFYGGEAQEVRGFSERFARVIGNFRELMRQTKILNFYINGYAQLAIIVPLVMAAPRYFGGEMALGGLMQTISAFGKVQDALSYFVEAYGSIAEYAAVVRRLSGFTAHMEEVDAKESAVMLSKSSGGLEVEELCVSLPDGTELLQGCSFSLAQGEALLVTGASGAGKSTFLRALAGLWPFAHGRAAFPANEKRLFLSQRPYLPLGTLARAVAYPLTAQGPREEMERALRLVGMEAFLPRLDETADWSHILSLGEQQRIAFARILLVRPAWAFLDEATSALDEAREQEMYEMLAHELPEMGIVSVGHRSTLREQHERELHLDGAGGFSTRVLTESA from the coding sequence GTGGAGAAGAAGAGCGTCTGGCGCATCTGCCGCGCGATCGTTCGCGGCTATTGGTTTTCCGAGGAGAAGTGGAAGGCGCGAGGGCTTCTCGCCGTCGTCATCGCGCTGAATTTTGTCGCGGTCGGCATGCTCGTTCTGATCAACGATTGGTACAACGAGTTCTATAATGCCCTGCAGGCTTACGAGTACGAGCTTTTCTGGCCGCTCGTCGGCAAGTTCGCGTTTCTCGCCTTCGTGCATATCGCCGTCGCCGTCTACGCCATCTATCTGCGGCAGATGCTGCAGATCAAGTGGCGCACATGGCTCACGGATCGCTACCTCGCACGCTGGATGGAGAACCGCGCCTATTACAAGCTCGAAACGCTCGTCGAGGGCACGGACAATCCAGACCAGCGAATATCGGAGGACATCGGGCAGTTCGTCGAGCTGACGCTCACACTCTCCGTGGGCTTCTTGAAGCAGCTGACGACGCTCGCGGCGTTTGCCGTCGTCTTGTGGAATCTGTCAGGCGTTTTGACCGTTCCTGTCGGCAGCTGGGAGTTTCACATCTACGGCTACATGCTGTGGTTCTCGCTCATCTACTCCGTCTTGGGCACGGTCGGCGCGCACCGCGTCGGCAGGAAGCTCATTGGGCTGAACTTCGAGAAGCAGCGCTTCGAAGCGGACTTCCGCTTCAGCATGATGCGCGTGCGCGAAAACAGCGAGAGCGTCGCCTTCTACGGCGGTGAGGCGCAGGAGGTGCGCGGCTTTTCCGAGCGCTTCGCGCGTGTCATCGGCAACTTCCGTGAACTCATGCGTCAGACGAAGATCCTGAACTTCTACATCAACGGCTACGCGCAGCTCGCGATCATCGTGCCTCTCGTCATGGCGGCGCCACGCTACTTTGGCGGCGAGATGGCCCTGGGCGGACTCATGCAGACGATCTCGGCCTTTGGTAAGGTGCAGGACGCGCTTTCCTACTTCGTTGAGGCATACGGATCGATTGCCGAGTATGCGGCCGTTGTGCGTCGACTGAGCGGCTTCACGGCGCACATGGAAGAGGTCGATGCCAAGGAGAGCGCGGTCATGCTTTCGAAGTCTTCCGGCGGTCTCGAAGTGGAAGAACTTTGCGTCTCCCTGCCCGACGGCACGGAGCTTTTGCAAGGCTGCTCGTTTTCGCTAGCGCAAGGAGAAGCGCTTCTCGTCACGGGCGCGTCGGGTGCGGGCAAGTCGACGTTTCTTCGCGCCCTTGCGGGGCTTTGGCCGTTCGCGCATGGCCGCGCGGCGTTCCCAGCGAATGAAAAGCGGCTCTTCCTTTCACAGCGCCCTTATCTGCCGCTCGGCACGCTGGCGCGCGCCGTTGCTTATCCTCTGACGGCGCAAGGGCCGCGCGAGGAGATGGAGCGTGCCCTGCGGCTCGTCGGCATGGAAGCCTTTCTTCCGCGGCTCGACGAGACTGCCGATTGGAGCCACATCCTTTCGCTTGGCGAGCAGCAGCGCATCGCCTTTGCACGCATCCTGCTCGTGCGCCCGGCGTGGGCGTTCCTCGACGAGGCGACGAGTGCGCTCGACGAGGCGCGCGAGCAGGAAATGTATGAAATGCTCGCGCACGAGCTGCCCGAGATGGGCATCGTGAGCGTCGGGCATCGCTCGACGCTTCGAGAGCAGCACGAAAGGGAACTTCATCTCGATGGGGCGGGCGGCTTTTCAACGCGCGTGCTCACGGAATCAGCATGA